From Bradyrhizobium erythrophlei:
CTCGGCGTGCCGGTCGAGGATGTCTATGTCGACACCGCCGATTCCGACACCGGCCCGCACTGCATGGGCAGCTTCGCCTCGCGCGGCACCCATCGCGTTGGCAACGCAGTGATGGCCGCCGCCCGAGAAGCACGTGGCGTGATGATGGAGGCCGCCGCCGAGGAGCTCGAGGTCAATGCCGCCGATCTCGAAACCGACGGTCGCGGCAACATTCACGTCAAGGGCGCGCCGCATCGCTCGATCTCGACTAAGGATGTCGCGATCGCCGCGCAATTCAGGCAAGGCAAGACCATCTCCGGGCGCGGCATCTTCCTGGTGCCGCTGTCCGCCGTCGATCCCGAGACCGGCGAGATGTCGCCGGCGACCTGCTACGCGCACGCCTGCATGGTCGCCGAGGTCGAAGTCGACGATGAAACCGGCGAAGTGACGATGGTGCGCATGGACAGCGCCTACGAACTCGGCCGCGCGCTCAATCCGCGTCTGGTCGAACAGCAGCTCGTCGGCGGGGCCTGGATGGGCGTCAGTCACACGCTGTTTGAGACCACGGAGCCGTATTATCCCGACCCTGGCCACGGGCCGCGCGATTTTGTCGAATATCTGATGCCGGGCCCCGGCGATATCTGCCCGCATGACATCGCGGTGCTGGAGCGTCCGGCGGCGGATGGTCCGTTCGGCGCCAAGGGCCCGGGCGAAATGTGCGCCAATCCCGTGATGCCGGCGGTCGCCAACGCGATTTTCAACGCGGTCGGCGTGCGCATCGACGAATTGCCGATCACGCCGGAAAAAGTGCTGCGCGCGATCAAGGCGCAAGGCGGCGCGCGGCCGCAGGCGCGCCGCTGATGGCAGTTCGCGGCAGCATCGGCGGTATCGACAGTCCGGATGCGCTGGAGAGAGCGCTGCGCGCGGCCTATTACCTGGCAGACGACGGCATCGCGACGGCGGCCTATCTGGCGCTCGCTTTGGGCAAGCCGTTGCTGCTCGAAGGCGCACCCGGCGTCGGCAAGACCGAGGCGGCCAAGGCGATCGCGGCGGTGCTCGGCCGTCGGCTCATTCGTCTGCAATGCTACGAGGGTATCGATGCATCGGCGGCGCTCTACGAGTGGAACTACCCGCGGCAGATGCTGGCGATCCGCCAGGCCGGCGAGCAGACCATCGACATTTACGGCGAGAGTTTTCTGATCGAGCGTCCGATGCTGGCGACGCTGCGCGCGCCGGATTCAACGGTGCTTCTGATCGACGAGATCGATCGTTCGGATCAGGAGTTCGAGGCTTTCCTGCTCGAATTTCTTTCCGATTTCCAGATTTCGATTCCCGAGCGCGGCACCGTCCGGGCGGCCGAGCGGCCGGTGGTGGTGCTCACTTCCAACCGAACCCGCGATCTGCACGAAGCGCTGCGCCGGCGCTGCGTCTATCACTGGATCGATTACCCGACGGCGGAGCGCGAGGCGAGGATCGTCATGATGCGTGCCTCCAGCGTCGCCGAAGCGACCGCACGCGCGGTCGTCACCGCGGTCGGCAAGCTTCGGCGCGAGCCGCTGAGCAAGGCGCCCGGCATCGCCGAGGCCGTCGATTGGGCGGAGGCGGCGACGCTGCTCAACAAGCAGGGCGCGCGCTGGCCGGACGCCTTCAAGCGTTCGATCGGCGTCGCGCTGAAGGACGAGGAGGATCTCGCCTTCATCTCGCCCCGGCTGGACGCGCTGATCGCGGAGGCCGCGGCGTGAAGGACGAGCCTAAGCTGCCCCGCGCCGCGCGCGCCTTCGTTTCGTTCGTGGCCCTGTTGCGCGCCAACGACTTTGCCATCGCGCCGGAGCAGACCGCCGCGTTCCTGGAAGCGATTACGCTGCTCGGTCCGCGCGCGCCGGAGGATATCCGGCAGGCGGGGCTCGCGACCTTGGCGCCGCCGCCCGAGCGGCGCGCGGTCTACGACATGCTGTTCCAGATCCACTTCCTCGGCGGCGAAGAGGTTCGCGGCCCCGAGGGTGCGGACGACGAGGAGGTTCGGTTGCAGGATGAGGGACACGGCGACGAGGAGCCGCCGCTCGCCGATGAAGCCAATGAGTCCGGCGCGATGGCGGTGCGCGCCGAAGCCCTGGTCGAACGCCGGTTCGGCCAGGGCGTGCAGAACGATGCGCTGCGCCGCCTCGCCCGCGAAGCCCCGACCCGCCTGCCGCGCCGGCGTGGGCATCGACGCATGCGCGCACGGCGAGGACCCTGGGCGGATCTGCGGCGAACGCTGCGCGAATCCGT
This genomic window contains:
- a CDS encoding xanthine dehydrogenase family protein molybdopterin-binding subunit; translation: MTRHRGRGIASINYPIGMNLGGDPSQALVHSNPSGKFTVSLSSIDLGQGMKSVTRQICAETLGVPVEDVYVDTADSDTGPHCMGSFASRGTHRVGNAVMAAAREARGVMMEAAAEELEVNAADLETDGRGNIHVKGAPHRSISTKDVAIAAQFRQGKTISGRGIFLVPLSAVDPETGEMSPATCYAHACMVAEVEVDDETGEVTMVRMDSAYELGRALNPRLVEQQLVGGAWMGVSHTLFETTEPYYPDPGHGPRDFVEYLMPGPGDICPHDIAVLERPAADGPFGAKGPGEMCANPVMPAVANAIFNAVGVRIDELPITPEKVLRAIKAQGGARPQARR
- a CDS encoding AAA family ATPase, whose product is MAVRGSIGGIDSPDALERALRAAYYLADDGIATAAYLALALGKPLLLEGAPGVGKTEAAKAIAAVLGRRLIRLQCYEGIDASAALYEWNYPRQMLAIRQAGEQTIDIYGESFLIERPMLATLRAPDSTVLLIDEIDRSDQEFEAFLLEFLSDFQISIPERGTVRAAERPVVVLTSNRTRDLHEALRRRCVYHWIDYPTAEREARIVMMRASSVAEATARAVVTAVGKLRREPLSKAPGIAEAVDWAEAATLLNKQGARWPDAFKRSIGVALKDEEDLAFISPRLDALIAEAAA